The sequence GTGAAAGTGGCCCGGCTGAGATTTTAGCCCAGGGAAAATATGGCAAGTTAGTTCCCGTTGCCGATAGTCAGGCGATGGCTGAGGCTATTCTTGCCACCCTCACAAAACCTGCAAATCCTGAACCCCTAAAACAACGGGCGATGGAGTTTTCTCTGGAAAATTCTGTTAACCAATACCTGCGGATTTTACAGATGGATTAAAACAGTTAATAATTAACCATCCGTAAAAACTATGATAGGGTATTGTTAATTTCCACTTCTCTAAGTTTAATCTATTGAAATCAATGTCATTCCCCCAGGGAAAGGGAAATCCGATATCATCATCATTCTTCAATCTCAATTATTTTTTTTAATTTAGCAGAAAACTCAAAAAAAGATGAAGGTATTAAAAATTGCGTCCGATCAAAAGTATCTCATTCAGAACGAAAAAGTTCGCCCCCATCCGATGCTTTATCCCCTGTGGCCTAATTTTATAGAAACAGGTTCTTATCCTTGGATGAAAAAGTATGATCACTACCTGGAAATTGGGGAAAACTTATTTGAAATGACCCCCTTGAAAGATGCTGATTTTGCGGTTATGCCTGATGATTGGAGAACAGTCGTCGGGGAAGTTTGGTATGAAAAGTCCAACCCAAAAGCCTATTCCCTTTATAAAGAATTTGCAGCAAAAGCTGAACAAGCAAAGAAACCTTTAATTGTATTTTTTGGAGGCGATCGCTCCGATGAAGCTGTGAAATTACCCAATAACAATATGATTATATTTCGGCATTCTGACTATCGTTCCAGAGCCAAAACCAATAATTTCTCTTGGCCTGTATTTGTTGAAGATTTAGTAGAACATTATTTAGATAATAAGATTGTTATTCGTCAAAAGCAACCTAAGCCTACGATTGGATTTTGTGGATTAATTAAACCCGCAAATTTAAAAAATATCATTAAAAAATATCTATACTATGCCTACATGATTACTCAGCAAGGACGCTGGGGATATCCTCCAATTCAAGGGCATTTTTTAAGGAATAAAATTATCAAAAACTTAAAAAATAGTTCTTTGGTGCAAACTAATTTTGTGATTCGAGAAAACATGGTTTTTTTGGGAGAACAAAATTTAGATCAAATGCAAAAGCTAAGAATCGAATTTATTGATAATATGATTAATAGTGATTATGTCCTTTGCTGTC comes from Planktothrix sp. FACHB-1365 and encodes:
- a CDS encoding exostosin family protein, with product MKVLKIASDQKYLIQNEKVRPHPMLYPLWPNFIETGSYPWMKKYDHYLEIGENLFEMTPLKDADFAVMPDDWRTVVGEVWYEKSNPKAYSLYKEFAAKAEQAKKPLIVFFGGDRSDEAVKLPNNNMIIFRHSDYRSRAKTNNFSWPVFVEDLVEHYLDNKIVIRQKQPKPTIGFCGLIKPANLKNIIKKYLYYAYMITQQGRWGYPPIQGHFLRNKIIKNLKNSSLVQTNFVIRENMVFLGEQNLDQMQKLRIEFIDNMINSDYVLCCRGAGNYSNRIFETLCCGRIPILVDTDCVLPYDFAVDWKQYCVWIKENEIPQIAEKVAEFHNNISTQEFIILQQECRKFWKEWLSTEGFYSKFHLHFQSPT